One genomic region from Leptospira tipperaryensis encodes:
- the hisS gene encoding histidine--tRNA ligase: MENQKNFLTTAPYKGTRDFYPEEMRLRNWMFSVMRETVLSFGYQEYDGPVLESFDLYKAKSGEEIVERQLYDFIDKGERRVAIRPEMTPTLARMVAGNLRNLPRPVRWFSIPNLWRYEQPGKGRLREHWQLNVDLFGVDTYRAELEILLIADSILKKFGAPQGSYQIKVSHRKLLDSFLKTTLKLNEDQVHGVSKLLDKKSKISAEAFEAEIKPLLNNAQEQLPLIETYLSSTLENVSEIPGIDSESVSFIRNLFRELGELGVGKQLTFDPSIIRGFDYYTGCIFEVFDTNPENRRSLYGGGRYDNLIGLFSKEQLSGIGFGLGDVTLKNFLEGHNLIPDLGRQTTVFLPIMDESLFLETSKLSKELRENGILTETMLDSAKIGKQIQVAEKKGYRYVLFLGESEIQSESVQIKDLVSGEQKSLPRKGLSEILKKDFQL, from the coding sequence TTGGAAAATCAGAAGAACTTTTTAACCACAGCCCCTTACAAGGGGACTAGAGACTTTTATCCGGAAGAGATGCGTCTCCGTAATTGGATGTTTTCCGTAATGCGCGAGACAGTCCTATCTTTCGGCTATCAAGAGTATGACGGTCCTGTCTTAGAATCTTTCGATCTCTACAAAGCCAAAAGCGGCGAAGAAATCGTAGAACGCCAATTATATGATTTTATAGACAAAGGCGAAAGAAGAGTCGCAATCCGTCCGGAAATGACTCCTACGCTCGCAAGAATGGTGGCGGGAAATCTACGCAATCTTCCGAGACCGGTTCGATGGTTTTCCATCCCGAACTTATGGCGCTATGAACAACCCGGCAAAGGAAGACTTCGAGAACACTGGCAATTGAACGTGGATCTTTTCGGCGTGGATACGTATCGCGCGGAACTCGAAATTCTACTCATAGCTGATTCTATCCTTAAAAAATTCGGCGCGCCGCAAGGAAGTTATCAGATCAAGGTCTCGCATAGAAAACTTCTCGATAGCTTTTTAAAAACCACCTTGAAGTTAAACGAAGATCAGGTTCACGGCGTTTCCAAACTATTGGATAAAAAATCAAAGATCTCAGCCGAAGCCTTCGAAGCGGAAATCAAACCTCTTCTAAACAACGCTCAAGAACAACTACCTCTGATTGAAACTTATCTTTCTTCTACATTGGAGAATGTTTCTGAAATCCCCGGCATCGATTCTGAATCCGTTTCTTTTATCCGAAATCTATTTCGTGAATTAGGAGAATTGGGAGTTGGAAAACAACTTACCTTTGATCCGTCGATCATTCGAGGATTCGATTACTACACGGGATGTATCTTCGAAGTGTTTGATACAAATCCGGAAAACAGAAGATCCTTGTACGGCGGCGGGCGATACGATAACTTAATTGGATTGTTTTCGAAAGAACAACTTTCCGGAATTGGATTCGGTTTAGGCGATGTGACTCTTAAAAATTTTCTCGAAGGTCACAATTTAATTCCTGACTTAGGAAGGCAAACTACAGTGTTCCTTCCTATTATGGATGAATCCTTATTCTTAGAAACCTCGAAACTTTCGAAAGAACTCCGCGAGAATGGAATCCTCACCGAAACGATGTTAGATTCCGCAAAAATCGGAAAACAAATTCAGGTCGCGGAAAAAAAAGGTTATCGCTATGTATTGTTTCTTGGAGAATCGGAGATCCAATCGGAATCCGTCCAGATTAAAGATCTTGTTTCCGGGGAGCAGAAAAGCCTGCCTAGAAAAGGCCTTTCCGAAATTCTTAAGAAAGACTTTCAACTTTGA
- a CDS encoding Re/Si-specific NAD(P)(+) transhydrogenase subunit alpha → MNIGILKEAKEETRVSVTPDIIDALKKIGATVLVEKGAGVQSYYHDEDYKKAGASLVSRQDIISKSNIIVSLHLADPATLAKIKPGTIYLGMFQPAMNAPTIQKLAAKKVDVLSLDAIARITRAQSMDVLSSQATVAGYKAVLLAASHLARFFPMLTTAAGTITPASVLIIGAGVAGLQAIASSRRLGAVVDVFDTRPEVKEQVQSLGAKFVEVEGAQHSAAAGGYAVEQTEEYKKRQQEAIDKFAQRADVIITTALIPGRKAPLLITKKIVDNMKSGSVVVDLASSMGGNCEYTKHGQNVITPKGVTVIGHKNLAGSIPNDASKMFSKNVLNFLKLLIKEKKINLDLNDEILSSTAITYGGEVRHKLTLDALGSKSGAAKAKKSASKK, encoded by the coding sequence ATGAATATTGGAATTCTAAAAGAAGCTAAAGAAGAAACAAGAGTATCCGTAACTCCTGACATCATTGACGCCTTAAAAAAGATTGGCGCGACGGTTTTGGTTGAAAAGGGTGCGGGTGTTCAGTCCTATTATCATGATGAGGATTACAAAAAAGCGGGAGCTAGTCTTGTATCTCGCCAAGATATCATCAGTAAATCTAATATCATTGTGAGCCTTCATCTTGCAGACCCTGCGACGCTCGCAAAAATCAAGCCGGGAACAATTTATCTCGGGATGTTTCAACCTGCGATGAATGCGCCGACGATTCAAAAGCTCGCAGCTAAGAAAGTAGATGTTTTGAGTTTGGATGCGATTGCGAGAATAACAAGAGCACAGTCTATGGACGTTCTTTCGTCTCAAGCAACCGTTGCCGGTTATAAAGCCGTTCTTCTTGCCGCTTCTCATTTAGCGAGATTTTTTCCGATGCTTACGACTGCGGCTGGAACAATTACTCCTGCTTCCGTATTGATCATTGGAGCGGGCGTTGCCGGTCTTCAGGCGATTGCTTCTTCCAGAAGATTGGGTGCGGTAGTCGATGTATTCGATACTAGACCGGAAGTAAAAGAACAAGTCCAATCTCTCGGAGCGAAATTTGTCGAAGTCGAAGGCGCGCAACATTCTGCGGCAGCCGGCGGTTATGCGGTAGAACAAACCGAGGAATATAAAAAACGCCAGCAAGAAGCGATCGATAAGTTTGCTCAAAGAGCGGATGTAATCATCACAACTGCGTTGATTCCAGGAAGAAAGGCTCCCCTTTTAATTACAAAGAAGATCGTAGACAATATGAAATCCGGATCCGTAGTAGTTGACCTTGCGTCTTCTATGGGCGGTAACTGTGAATATACGAAACACGGTCAAAACGTGATTACTCCGAAAGGTGTTACGGTCATCGGTCATAAGAATCTGGCTGGATCGATTCCTAATGATGCTTCTAAGATGTTCAGCAAGAACGTTCTTAACTTTTTGAAGTTATTGATTAAGGAAAAGAAAATCAATTTGGATCTGAATGACGAGATTCTTTCTTCCACCGCGATCACTTATGGTGGAGAAGTTCGTCATAAACTTACTTTAGATGCTCTTGGATCAAAATCAGGCGCAGCAAAAGCTAAGAAGAGCGCTTCCAAGAAATAG
- a CDS encoding phosphatase PAP2 family protein, with amino-acid sequence MIQIVDQIDFSLSTWIRANLHNPKLSHILSKINRGEVFLIILLPFLFLKNDLPIAWYWVLLFTGAITYANDRFVLFLKKLIARKRPLITVAGKVDSNPDMKHSFPSAHAANSMTAVLILVFLFKFSPALILISFLAGFGRLLSLHHFVSDVIGGWIIGSIFGAVGLFLGSALLSFCCA; translated from the coding sequence TTGATACAAATCGTAGATCAGATCGACTTTTCACTTTCAACATGGATCCGTGCCAATCTGCACAATCCTAAGTTGAGTCATATTCTTTCTAAGATCAATCGTGGAGAAGTCTTCCTCATCATCCTTCTTCCCTTTCTTTTTCTAAAGAACGATCTTCCGATTGCTTGGTATTGGGTGCTTTTGTTTACCGGTGCGATAACTTATGCGAACGATCGATTCGTTTTATTCTTAAAAAAATTAATCGCGAGAAAGAGACCACTGATCACCGTCGCTGGAAAAGTAGATTCCAATCCGGACATGAAACATTCGTTTCCATCCGCGCACGCCGCCAACTCGATGACCGCAGTATTGATTCTTGTATTTTTATTTAAATTCTCTCCGGCCTTGATTCTAATCAGTTTCTTAGCCGGATTTGGAAGGTTGCTTTCTCTTCATCACTTCGTCAGTGACGTGATCGGCGGATGGATCATAGGATCCATCTTTGGAGCAGTGGGACTATTTCTTGGAAGCGCTCTTCTTAGCTTTTGCTGCGCCTGA
- a CDS encoding UDP-glucuronic acid decarboxylase family protein: MSKKRILITGGAGFIGSHLCSRLLDEGNEVICVDNLHTGRKKNIEELFKHPKFEFIRHDVTDPIKLEVDQIYNMACPASPVHYQSNAIKTIKTNVLGMMNMLGLAKRVKARILQASTSEVYGNPLEHPQKETYWGNVNPIGIRSCYDEGKRVAETLCFDYERNHDVDIRVIRIFNTYGPKMLPDDGRVVSNFIVQALKKEDITIYGDGEQTRSFCFVDDLVNGIIRMMNTDDFSGPVNLGNDGEFTVRELAELVLKETGSSSKIILKPLPQDDPARRKPDLTLARQRLGFEPKVALVDGIRKTIEYFKNNLD, translated from the coding sequence ATGAGCAAAAAAAGAATACTTATCACCGGCGGAGCCGGCTTTATCGGATCCCATCTTTGTAGCAGGCTTCTGGACGAAGGCAACGAAGTTATCTGTGTTGATAACTTACATACCGGAAGGAAGAAAAATATCGAAGAACTTTTTAAACATCCTAAATTTGAATTCATAAGACACGATGTAACCGATCCGATTAAACTCGAAGTGGATCAGATTTACAACATGGCTTGTCCAGCGAGTCCGGTTCATTATCAATCAAACGCGATAAAGACGATCAAGACGAATGTTCTCGGAATGATGAATATGCTCGGCCTTGCTAAAAGAGTGAAGGCAAGAATTCTTCAAGCTTCCACAAGTGAAGTTTACGGCAATCCCTTGGAACATCCGCAGAAAGAAACGTATTGGGGAAACGTAAATCCGATTGGAATTCGAAGTTGTTATGACGAAGGAAAACGCGTCGCCGAAACTCTTTGCTTTGATTATGAGAGAAATCACGATGTGGATATCAGAGTGATTCGTATTTTTAATACTTACGGACCGAAGATGCTTCCCGACGACGGAAGGGTGGTTAGTAATTTTATCGTTCAAGCTCTTAAGAAAGAAGACATAACCATTTATGGAGACGGAGAACAAACCCGTTCTTTTTGTTTTGTGGACGATCTCGTAAATGGAATCATTCGTATGATGAACACGGATGATTTTTCAGGACCCGTTAACCTCGGAAACGACGGAGAATTCACTGTAAGAGAACTTGCCGAATTGGTCTTAAAGGAAACCGGATCTTCTTCTAAAATTATTCTTAAACCGTTGCCTCAGGACGACCCGGCTCGTAGAAAACCGGACCTAACCCTCGCAAGACAACGTCTGGGTTTTGAACCAAAGGTTGCTCTTGTTGACGGAATTCGGAAAACGATCGAATACTTTAAAAATAACTTGGATTAA
- a CDS encoding DUF445 family protein, protein MKEKSKEIVHDIIVAENPALWSLLPNSLKEELEKEIRTEIPKQIEQVYKSFGKELDEVLELDEIIRVSLSGKNTKFLVEMFMRCGGPEFSFIIRSGIYFGFLIGLLQVAFINFFNQWWMMPIMGVIVGYYTNWLAILMIFRPLEPKRYLFFRYQGLFLKRQKEVSKEFAAVIASRVLNPENLIRLIFLGKGGDLIIQLVMEKAKTMTETKLKEKVPFAPLFLSSEKISNLKVKIADHLIWIIPQVADRIQNYITDTLQIEKTVADRLSVLPADEFESLLHSVFKEDETTLIILGALLGGLVGLIQAYLVFMT, encoded by the coding sequence GTGAAAGAAAAATCCAAGGAAATCGTTCACGATATTATCGTCGCAGAAAATCCAGCTCTCTGGTCCCTTCTGCCGAACTCATTGAAGGAGGAATTGGAAAAGGAAATTCGAACCGAAATACCGAAACAAATCGAGCAGGTTTATAAATCTTTTGGAAAAGAGCTCGATGAAGTTTTAGAATTGGATGAAATCATTCGTGTTTCGTTGAGCGGAAAGAATACAAAGTTTCTCGTTGAGATGTTTATGCGGTGCGGAGGTCCGGAGTTTTCCTTTATCATTCGCTCCGGAATCTACTTTGGATTTTTAATCGGACTTCTTCAAGTTGCGTTTATCAATTTTTTCAATCAGTGGTGGATGATGCCGATCATGGGAGTTATTGTCGGTTATTATACAAATTGGCTCGCGATCTTGATGATATTTCGACCCCTAGAACCGAAACGATATCTTTTCTTTCGATACCAAGGGCTTTTCTTAAAAAGACAAAAAGAAGTTTCTAAAGAATTTGCGGCCGTGATCGCGTCCCGTGTTTTGAACCCTGAAAATTTAATCCGACTTATTTTTTTGGGGAAGGGCGGCGATCTCATCATTCAGCTTGTGATGGAAAAGGCAAAAACAATGACAGAGACCAAGTTAAAAGAAAAGGTTCCTTTTGCTCCGTTGTTTTTGAGTTCCGAAAAAATCAGCAATCTAAAAGTAAAAATCGCCGATCACCTCATTTGGATCATACCACAAGTTGCGGATCGAATTCAAAATTATATCACAGATACTCTTCAAATTGAAAAAACTGTGGCAGACCGTTTGAGTGTGTTGCCGGCCGATGAATTTGAATCTTTATTACATTCCGTATTCAAAGAAGATGAAACGACTTTGATCATTTTAGGGGCCCTTTTAGGAGGTTTAGTCGGTCTCATTCAAGCCTACCTCGTTTTTATGACTTAA
- a CDS encoding methyl-accepting chemotaxis protein codes for MRKNLPVTNREIQIPPKAVLISRTDIKGRISYVSQDFADISGFSEKEMLGEPHNLIRHPDVPPYVYQEMWETIQSGNPWNGVVKNRAKSGDHYWVDATITPVMSDGIVTGYMSVRKKASTKQIGKAESLFKELQNTDSLIWKFKVIVRSLLQRLGLAGKILIYSLLVFIPLLFANFAWISQGLIFLPVLGISCGALGIVFLILTILGYRKRIREIIAIQKEIVAGNFLKEIPARREYSEVAEIYSTLRVLVISVWGLLVQIKENFEKNNELYRYLSLSSEKFQTSTHSQAISVEETASASHELSSTLEEIVKSIQFQSSGLAAINEGIGKVNESIQNVSKSMDNLSTQTSSVKQKASQSQETFGRAILAMDEIKEYSNGISKIIGIITSISEKTNLLALNASIESARAGEAGKGFSVVAEEISKLADQTRNSIKDIVSLIGNTTKAVDFGAEKVQESLSIVKELTDYIGEVNSSATIVTASLAAQAEKLNEIRKNTDQVNQLGETVTESSRFQKVASEEIALSMQNIAENSESIAKTSEDIKLTVDESILKATKLQDILRHFRTN; via the coding sequence ATGAGAAAAAATCTTCCGGTCACAAACCGAGAAATTCAAATTCCTCCGAAAGCGGTTCTGATTTCAAGAACCGATATCAAAGGTAGAATTTCCTATGTTAGCCAAGACTTTGCTGATATAAGCGGCTTTTCTGAAAAAGAAATGTTAGGCGAGCCTCATAATCTAATTCGACATCCGGATGTTCCACCTTACGTCTATCAAGAGATGTGGGAAACGATTCAGTCTGGAAATCCCTGGAACGGCGTTGTAAAAAATCGGGCGAAGTCCGGAGATCACTACTGGGTAGATGCGACCATTACTCCGGTAATGAGCGACGGAATCGTAACCGGTTACATGTCCGTACGTAAAAAAGCTTCAACGAAACAAATCGGCAAGGCAGAATCTCTTTTTAAAGAATTACAAAATACGGATTCTCTTATCTGGAAATTTAAAGTCATTGTTAGATCTTTACTTCAAAGACTAGGTCTTGCAGGTAAAATTCTAATATATAGCTTACTCGTTTTTATTCCGCTTCTATTTGCTAATTTCGCATGGATCAGCCAAGGTTTGATCTTTCTTCCTGTGCTTGGAATTTCCTGCGGAGCGCTCGGAATCGTTTTTCTGATTCTTACAATTCTCGGATATCGAAAGCGGATTCGAGAAATCATTGCGATCCAAAAAGAGATCGTTGCCGGCAACTTTCTAAAAGAAATTCCCGCAAGAAGGGAATATTCCGAGGTCGCCGAAATTTATTCTACGCTTAGGGTTCTTGTGATCAGCGTTTGGGGTTTGCTCGTGCAGATTAAAGAGAATTTCGAAAAGAACAACGAACTCTATAGATATCTTTCTCTATCCTCGGAAAAATTTCAAACTAGTACACACTCTCAAGCGATCTCGGTTGAAGAAACCGCTTCCGCATCTCATGAACTTTCCTCGACGTTGGAAGAAATCGTGAAGTCGATTCAGTTTCAATCTTCGGGTTTGGCGGCGATCAACGAAGGGATCGGAAAGGTAAACGAATCCATTCAGAACGTTTCTAAGTCCATGGATAATCTTTCTACTCAAACCTCTTCGGTGAAACAAAAAGCTTCTCAAAGTCAGGAAACATTTGGAAGAGCGATTCTTGCGATGGATGAGATCAAAGAATATTCGAACGGCATTTCTAAAATCATCGGAATCATTACTTCCATTTCCGAAAAGACAAACCTACTCGCATTGAATGCGTCGATCGAATCCGCAAGGGCCGGAGAAGCGGGAAAGGGTTTTAGCGTGGTTGCTGAAGAAATTTCTAAGCTTGCGGATCAAACTCGAAACTCAATCAAAGATATCGTGAGCTTGATTGGAAACACAACAAAGGCCGTCGATTTCGGCGCGGAAAAAGTTCAAGAGTCCTTATCGATCGTAAAAGAACTAACGGATTATATCGGAGAAGTAAATTCATCGGCGACGATCGTTACCGCTTCGTTAGCGGCTCAGGCCGAAAAATTAAATGAGATTCGAAAAAATACGGATCAGGTAAATCAGCTTGGAGAAACAGTAACTGAATCTTCTCGGTTTCAAAAAGTGGCTTCGGAAGAAATTGCGTTGTCCATGCAGAATATTGCTGAAAATTCAGAATCAATCGCAAAGACATCGGAAGATATCAAACTTACCGTCGACGAGTCGATTTTGAAGGCGACTAAATTACAGGATATCCTCAGACACTTTAGAACTAATTGA
- a CDS encoding LIC_10042 family TonB-like protein: protein MSTKLAFLISGLFHILFFSFYLFYSPDSFSVSNFKIFLKKGGSLRLTFSFSNPANGRNSESTASENPSASGTLQREIEEFKNEIHFPQGALEQRLESDCSWEVEIKSDGKAEVLKTVQPCRYSIFETEFKRALKTWKFNLKEGTNLIIPVSFKVDDKEF, encoded by the coding sequence GTGAGTACGAAACTTGCCTTTTTAATTTCCGGTCTTTTTCATATTCTATTCTTCTCATTTTATTTATTTTATAGTCCGGATTCTTTCTCCGTTTCCAATTTCAAAATTTTTCTGAAAAAAGGAGGAAGCCTCCGGCTCACGTTTAGCTTTTCGAATCCAGCAAACGGTAGGAACTCGGAATCGACTGCTTCGGAAAATCCAAGCGCATCGGGAACCTTACAAAGAGAAATAGAGGAATTTAAGAATGAAATCCACTTTCCACAGGGAGCCCTCGAACAGAGATTGGAATCAGATTGTTCTTGGGAAGTAGAGATAAAATCTGACGGTAAGGCGGAAGTTCTTAAAACCGTACAACCTTGTAGATATTCGATTTTTGAAACCGAATTTAAAAGAGCTCTCAAAACCTGGAAATTCAATCTCAAAGAAGGAACGAATTTAATCATTCCCGTCTCGTTTAAAGTAGATGATAAAGAATTCTGA
- a CDS encoding KpsF/GutQ family sugar-phosphate isomerase translates to MDPIFEKITKAIDTEIESILYFRKNLDPSVTEAIELILQSKGKLIVIGVGKSGDVGKKISSTLSSTGTPSIFLHPADAAHGDAGIIASEDVVIAIGKSGESEELLNLIPTIKNIGAKLIAMTANGESRLAKESDVVLLTPVLKEACPLELAPTSSTTIALILGDAIAMCLMELKDFKKEDFALYHPAGRLGKRLSLKIDDVMRREKDLAKVSPDSNLEQILTEITVKRQGATGVTDTSGKLLGIITDFDIRKKLKDGGLDSSITAKDLMNSNPITFRSGENAYEILKQMESRPNPISVAPIVDEKKALIGIVSIHDLLQKGL, encoded by the coding sequence TTGGATCCAATTTTTGAAAAAATAACCAAGGCAATCGATACAGAGATAGAATCCATTTTGTATTTCAGAAAAAATTTGGATCCTTCGGTCACTGAAGCGATCGAGCTCATTCTTCAATCGAAAGGAAAGCTGATCGTAATCGGCGTAGGCAAATCCGGCGACGTCGGCAAAAAGATTTCATCAACGTTATCTTCTACCGGAACTCCTTCTATTTTTCTTCATCCGGCCGATGCGGCTCACGGCGACGCGGGAATTATTGCGAGTGAAGACGTTGTAATTGCGATCGGAAAATCCGGTGAAAGCGAAGAGCTTCTCAACTTAATTCCTACAATTAAGAATATCGGCGCAAAGCTGATTGCGATGACCGCAAACGGAGAATCTAGACTCGCAAAAGAATCCGATGTCGTCTTATTAACTCCGGTTTTGAAAGAAGCCTGTCCGCTTGAATTGGCTCCCACTTCTAGCACAACGATTGCGCTCATTTTAGGAGATGCGATTGCCATGTGTCTTATGGAACTCAAGGATTTTAAAAAGGAAGATTTTGCCCTCTATCATCCTGCCGGTAGATTGGGAAAACGCCTGAGCCTCAAAATAGACGACGTTATGCGCCGTGAAAAGGATTTGGCGAAGGTTTCCCCGGATTCTAATTTAGAACAAATATTAACCGAAATCACGGTGAAAAGACAAGGGGCAACGGGAGTTACCGACACTTCCGGAAAACTCTTAGGGATTATTACCGATTTTGATATTCGAAAAAAATTGAAAGACGGTGGATTGGATTCTTCGATCACCGCAAAAGATTTGATGAATTCAAATCCGATCACATTTCGTTCCGGTGAGAATGCTTATGAAATTCTAAAACAAATGGAGTCGCGACCAAATCCTATTTCGGTAGCTCCTATCGTGGACGAAAAAAAGGCATTGATTGGAATCGTGTCCATCCACGATCTTTTGCAAAAAGGTCTCTGA
- a CDS encoding M50 family metallopeptidase, whose translation MENRFLRLTIFISIAITLFSFWDHHLVSYLKDFIVFIHEIGHAIAALLTGGTVHAIELHGNESGETIAIPSSGKGSFIFVVSAGYLGSCLIGGFLLNRGFSGKMIRPTLISFGAILLLMTISYSKPGNLAQYTGILWGLGFVLLGFFNLKINHFVLVFIGTSITLYSLYDLLDFTGNIVYTDAGIMAMWITGASPSQIIPKSVIVLGYLIALLWSFFSLSIIFISVKKIFQSGTQDPEFLQEEDSFHFPEGANAESPFPGDVTPEVMEWFFSKGLDLNGKPLPAEFLEKEEQ comes from the coding sequence ATGGAGAATCGATTTCTAAGACTGACAATTTTTATTTCGATTGCGATTACATTGTTTTCCTTTTGGGATCATCACCTTGTTAGTTATCTCAAAGACTTCATCGTTTTTATCCATGAAATCGGACACGCTATCGCCGCGCTTTTAACCGGCGGCACCGTTCACGCCATCGAACTCCATGGAAATGAATCCGGAGAAACGATTGCGATTCCCAGTTCCGGAAAAGGTTCTTTTATCTTCGTGGTTTCTGCGGGCTATTTAGGTTCCTGTTTGATCGGCGGATTTCTTTTGAATCGGGGCTTTTCCGGAAAGATGATTCGTCCGACTCTGATTTCCTTTGGAGCAATTTTGCTTCTTATGACGATCTCATATTCGAAACCGGGCAATCTTGCGCAGTACACAGGAATTCTCTGGGGATTGGGTTTTGTTTTACTAGGATTTTTTAATCTCAAAATCAATCACTTTGTGTTGGTGTTTATCGGAACGAGCATCACACTTTATAGTTTATACGATCTCTTGGATTTTACAGGAAACATCGTTTATACCGATGCGGGAATTATGGCGATGTGGATCACTGGGGCAAGTCCTTCTCAGATCATACCGAAATCGGTGATCGTCTTGGGATATTTGATTGCCCTCCTCTGGTCTTTTTTTAGCTTATCCATCATATTCATCTCGGTGAAAAAAATCTTCCAGTCTGGAACACAAGACCCAGAATTTCTACAAGAAGAAGATTCTTTCCACTTTCCCGAGGGTGCAAATGCAGAAAGCCCGTTTCCTGGAGACGTAACTCCGGAAGTTATGGAATGGTTTTTCAGTAAGGGTTTAGATTTAAACGGAAAGCCCTTGCCTGCAGAATTTTTGGAAAAAGAAGAACAATGA
- a CDS encoding DUF1577 domain-containing protein, whose product MNVMYQKYLQAPRSWETIEDLNKIKYILKEYIHFQGLLVKESPFHQELKPMEIREDGTFVFPIDTTLTNLDDELVLYRTLSKHIEIGFHVTEKTESQVFCKPVFAKIAKTQRMSPRIEGLIGKVVAHKFLIPRKEFEISKALGTSGQIILSDLNRKIKQSYPNARLVFSSSKDLSPEEELVKKHKKPIYISDTNTMSSETENGFANMDLLPIKQLLQEELILEERIRFFKNGKVRSLLIFPILLKTGVDSQIFAMGVIESSDGPISEKVVPLYLEMEEIFNSRTGDSNTKALDVRQNVLNISEGGILLEVTESDLIESFLHKPSFTADITFKMQAPLRFAFQIRHIFQVGEIYHVGAEIVGSNDAKANMTLLKKNMNFIKTQ is encoded by the coding sequence ATGAACGTAATGTATCAAAAATATTTACAGGCCCCTAGATCCTGGGAAACCATCGAGGACCTGAATAAAATAAAATACATTCTTAAAGAATATATTCACTTTCAAGGATTGTTGGTTAAAGAATCTCCATTTCACCAAGAGCTCAAGCCGATGGAAATTAGAGAAGACGGTACATTCGTTTTTCCGATCGATACGACATTGACGAATTTAGACGATGAGCTAGTATTATATAGAACTCTTTCCAAACACATCGAGATTGGATTTCATGTAACGGAAAAAACCGAATCTCAGGTCTTTTGCAAACCTGTTTTCGCAAAGATCGCCAAAACTCAGAGGATGTCTCCGAGGATTGAAGGTTTGATAGGGAAGGTTGTCGCGCACAAGTTTTTAATTCCTCGTAAAGAATTTGAAATCAGCAAAGCGTTGGGAACTTCCGGACAAATCATTCTCAGCGATCTCAATCGTAAAATTAAACAAAGTTATCCGAACGCACGTTTGGTTTTTAGCTCTTCCAAAGATCTTTCACCAGAGGAAGAATTAGTTAAAAAGCATAAAAAGCCGATTTATATAAGCGATACGAACACGATGAGTTCGGAAACTGAAAACGGATTTGCGAATATGGATTTGCTTCCGATCAAACAACTTCTTCAGGAAGAATTGATTTTAGAAGAAAGGATTCGATTCTTCAAGAATGGCAAGGTTCGTTCTCTTTTGATATTTCCGATTCTTCTCAAAACCGGTGTCGATTCTCAAATCTTCGCTATGGGCGTGATCGAATCCAGCGATGGACCGATTTCCGAAAAAGTCGTACCTCTCTATCTTGAGATGGAAGAGATTTTTAATTCAAGAACGGGCGATTCCAATACCAAGGCTTTGGATGTAAGACAGAACGTGCTTAATATTTCGGAAGGCGGAATTCTTTTAGAAGTTACCGAGTCCGACTTGATCGAGTCTTTTTTACACAAACCTTCGTTTACAGCGGACATTACTTTTAAGATGCAGGCGCCGTTACGCTTCGCATTTCAGATCCGACATATTTTTCAGGTCGGAGAAATCTACCATGTGGGCGCAGAAATAGTTGGCTCCAATGATGCTAAGGCAAATATGACTCTATTGAAGAAAAATATGAACTTCATTAAGACTCAGTAA
- a CDS encoding UpxY family transcription antiterminator produces MIKNSDANEWYALYTNPRAEKKLKKLFQQRKIECFLPLLSKKKKWSDRWKVVEEPMYPSYIFVKISFFEERVKVLQLPGAHHFVFYAGKPYVIPDEDIQLVRTFLETFPDKIQVEIQEKLSPGKKILIKEGPFSGYHAEIIQRKNQEQIIVKFPGMNLMTSVTLDIGKLKLEENIGSNF; encoded by the coding sequence ATGATAAAGAATTCTGACGCCAATGAATGGTATGCGTTGTATACCAATCCAAGAGCTGAAAAAAAGCTCAAAAAACTTTTTCAACAGCGTAAGATCGAATGTTTTCTACCATTGCTTTCGAAAAAGAAAAAATGGTCGGATCGTTGGAAAGTTGTCGAAGAACCGATGTATCCTTCTTATATTTTTGTAAAAATTTCTTTTTTTGAAGAACGAGTAAAAGTTCTTCAATTACCCGGCGCGCATCATTTCGTTTTTTATGCGGGAAAACCTTACGTAATTCCGGACGAGGACATTCAACTCGTGAGGACATTTCTGGAAACCTTTCCCGATAAAATTCAAGTTGAGATTCAAGAAAAACTATCTCCGGGCAAAAAGATTCTAATCAAAGAAGGTCCGTTCTCGGGGTATCACGCCGAAATCATTCAAAGAAAAAACCAAGAACAAATTATAGTTAAATTCCCCGGAATGAATTTAATGACTTCTGTTACACTGGATATAGGAAAGTTAAAACTGGAGGAAAACATTGGATCCAATTTTTGA